From Riemerella anatipestifer ATCC 11845 = DSM 15868, a single genomic window includes:
- the gyrB gene encoding DNA topoisomerase (ATP-hydrolyzing) subunit B, with product MSNKQYTASSIQSLEGIEHVRLRPSMYIGDVGVRGLHHLVYEVVDNSIDEALAGYCDTITVTIHEGNAISVKDNGRGIPVDFHEKEQKSALEVVMTKIGAGGKFDKDSYKVSGGLHGVGVSCVNALSTSTIATVYREGKIYQQKYSKGRALEDVQEIGTTDYRGTEVFFQPDDSIFNELVYNYDTLSARLRELAFLNKGINITITDERVKDEKGEFLTETFLSEGGLKEFVEFIDGNRESIMENVIFMEGERDDIPVEVAMRYNTSFTENLHSYVNNINTHEGGTHLTGFRRALTRTLKKYADDLGIPQKEKVEITGDDFREGLTAVISVKVMEPQFEGQTKTKLGNSEVSGAVDKIVGEMLTNFLEENPTEAKQIVQKVVLAAKARQAAKKAREMVQRKSPMGGAGLPGKLSDCSSKDPAESEIFLVEGDSAGGTAKQGRDRHFQAILPLRGKILNVEKSMIHKVYENEEIKNIYTALGVSVGTEEDSKALNLSKLRYHKIVIMTDADIDGSHISTLILTFFFRYMKELIEQGYVYIASPPLYLLKKGNKKVYAWNEKEREEKTLEMSADGKGVEVQRYKGLGEMNPEQLWETTLNPENRILKQVNIENAGEADRIFSMLMGDEVPPRREFIEKNAVYAKIDA from the coding sequence ATGAGTAATAAACAATATACAGCTAGTAGTATCCAATCTTTAGAAGGAATTGAACATGTGAGGTTAAGACCCTCTATGTACATTGGAGACGTAGGAGTAAGAGGTTTGCACCATTTGGTATATGAGGTTGTAGATAACTCTATAGATGAGGCTTTAGCAGGATACTGCGATACCATTACGGTTACCATTCATGAGGGTAATGCTATTAGTGTAAAGGATAACGGACGAGGAATCCCTGTAGATTTTCACGAAAAAGAACAAAAATCTGCCCTAGAGGTAGTAATGACGAAAATAGGTGCTGGTGGTAAATTTGATAAAGATTCTTACAAGGTATCTGGTGGACTTCACGGTGTAGGGGTTTCATGTGTTAATGCTTTATCTACGAGTACCATTGCTACCGTTTACAGAGAAGGAAAAATTTATCAACAAAAATATTCTAAAGGTAGAGCTTTAGAAGATGTTCAAGAAATAGGAACTACCGACTATAGAGGTACAGAGGTTTTCTTTCAGCCAGATGACAGTATTTTCAATGAATTAGTTTACAATTACGATACTCTTTCTGCTAGACTTAGAGAGTTAGCATTTTTGAATAAAGGTATCAATATCACTATTACAGACGAGAGAGTAAAAGACGAAAAAGGAGAGTTCTTAACAGAAACTTTCCTATCCGAAGGTGGTCTTAAAGAGTTTGTAGAGTTCATAGATGGTAACAGAGAATCCATTATGGAGAATGTTATCTTTATGGAAGGCGAAAGAGATGATATTCCTGTGGAAGTTGCAATGAGATACAATACTTCTTTCACGGAAAACTTACACTCGTATGTCAATAATATAAATACCCACGAAGGAGGTACACATCTCACTGGATTTAGACGAGCTCTTACAAGAACTCTGAAAAAATATGCAGACGACTTAGGTATTCCTCAAAAGGAGAAGGTAGAAATTACAGGTGATGACTTCCGTGAAGGACTTACAGCTGTAATCTCTGTAAAAGTAATGGAGCCTCAGTTTGAAGGACAAACCAAAACAAAACTTGGTAACTCCGAGGTGTCTGGTGCAGTGGATAAAATAGTAGGTGAAATGCTTACCAACTTCCTAGAAGAAAACCCAACCGAGGCTAAACAGATTGTACAAAAAGTAGTTCTAGCAGCTAAGGCAAGGCAGGCAGCTAAGAAAGCTAGAGAAATGGTACAGCGTAAATCTCCTATGGGAGGAGCGGGACTACCTGGTAAACTTTCGGATTGTTCATCAAAAGACCCAGCCGAATCAGAAATATTCCTTGTAGAGGGAGACTCTGCAGGAGGTACCGCAAAACAAGGAAGAGATAGGCATTTCCAAGCCATTCTACCATTAAGAGGTAAAATTCTTAATGTAGAAAAATCTATGATACACAAAGTTTACGAAAACGAAGAAATAAAAAATATCTATACTGCTCTAGGTGTAAGTGTAGGTACAGAAGAAGATAGCAAGGCTCTTAATTTAAGCAAACTTCGTTATCATAAAATTGTAATTATGACCGATGCCGATATTGATGGTTCTCACATCTCTACACTTATACTTACCTTCTTCTTCCGTTATATGAAGGAACTTATTGAACAAGGTTATGTTTACATTGCATCACCACCTTTATATCTTCTTAAAAAAGGTAACAAAAAGGTATATGCTTGGAATGAGAAAGAGCGAGAAGAAAAAACCTTAGAAATGTCTGCCGATGGTAAAGGCGTAGAAGTACAAAGGTATAAAGGTCTTGGGGAAATGAACCCAGAACAACTTTGGGAAACTACACTTAACCCTGAAAACAGAATTCTAAAGCAAGTGAACATAGAAAATGCAGGTGAAGCAGATAGAATCTTCTCTATGCTTATGGGAGACGAAGTTCCTCCAAGGAGAGAATTTATAGAGAAAAATGCAGTTTATGCCAAAATTGATGCATAA
- a CDS encoding single-stranded DNA-binding protein produces the protein MKNKVQLIGNVGNTPEIKEVNNTKVAHLSIATNEIYKNAQGERIEQTEWHKVVAWGGLAEIIEKYVTKGKEIAVEGKLTYRSYDDKEGNKRYVTEIIANDILLLGRAK, from the coding sequence ATGAAAAACAAGGTTCAACTTATTGGTAATGTGGGTAACACGCCAGAAATTAAAGAGGTTAATAATACTAAAGTAGCTCATCTTTCTATAGCTACTAACGAAATTTACAAAAATGCACAAGGAGAGAGGATAGAGCAGACGGAATGGCATAAAGTGGTGGCTTGGGGAGGACTAGCAGAAATTATAGAAAAGTATGTTACCAAAGGTAAAGAGATAGCTGTTGAGGGGAAGTTAACCTACCGAAGTTATGATGATAAAGAAGGAAATAAACGCTATGTTACCGAAATTATAGCTAATGATATCCTGCTTTTGGGAAGAGCTAAATAA